ACCCGATAACAATCGCTACGAATGCCACGATGCCCAGCACAAACAGCGCAATCCCGTGCGGGATGCCGACGTACAGCCACCCGAGGAAGAACCGTAGCGCCGCCGTCCCCCGCGAAACCTCCTCCGGGTACTCGATGTGCGCGTACACCGGGTAGTCAGGAGCGGAGAGCGCGAAGGGCGGGTACTTGTCCGTCATCAGGTTTAAATACGCGTCCACGCGCACGCTCCATGCGTGGTAACCGAGCATTATGTCGAATATGCCGCGCGGATACTTCCCGGTAAACAGGACGATCACGAAAGCGACGACGTGCAGCGCCAGGGCAACGAACGACAGGATGAACAGGGCGATGCCGTGAGGGATCCCGACGTAGAGCCACCCCAGGAACGTCTTGAGCAACAGCACCAGTCTCGATAAGCTCTCCGAGTACTCGACACCGAGCCCAACTTGAGCCGGACCTGCACCTGCCATGGGGTTCTCCTTTCGTGCGCCTTGTGCCGCAGCGGCGTTCAGCCACTCGGCGCCTCGCTTCGGGGCCTCCCACTGCGCCGCTTAACCGAGTCTCTCGGCCCTACGGTGTGATTGTCGCGCTCGCCGTCTCGTCGCGCAAGGTGTTTTTCACCATACAGAGTCGGTGTTCGCCCGCGAGTCGTTGGGCATCCAGTCCTGGCGTGGTGCAACCCGCCCCGCTGTGCGATGATAGCCGGGCGCGCGAGGCCCCCCGCGGTGACGGGCGCCAACCAACGATAGTGAGGGTGATATGGAAGCAAAGGATAAGGTCGCGGTGATCACGGGCGCCAGCAGCGGTATCGGCAGGCAGTCTGCCCTGGTGCTGTTGGAGGCGGGTTACTCCGTCGTGCTGGCGGGCCGTCGCGCCGAGCTGCTCGACTCCGCCATCGAGGAGGCCGGAGCGCCGGCCGGCAAGGCCCTCGCCGTTCAGACGGACGTCAGCAATCCGGAATCAATCAAGGACCTCTTTGCCAGGACCGTTGAGACCTTTGGCCGGCTGGACCTCCTCTTCAACAACGCTGGCCAGTTCTCGCCCCGTGACCCCCTGGAGGACCTGACCATTGAGCAATGGACCACGGTGGTCAACGTCAACCTCAATGGCGTCTTCTACTGCACACAGGAGGCCTTTAAGATCATGAAGAGCCAGACGCCCATGGGCGGGCGCATCATCAACAACGGCTCCATCTCGGCCCACGCGCCGCGCCCCAACTCCGCCCCCTACACCGCCACCAAGCACGCCGTCACCGGCCTCACGAAGGCCTCCGCCCTTGACGGCCGCAAGTACGACATCGCCGTCTGCCAGATCGACATCGGCAACGCCGCGACCGAGCGCACCGCCGCCCGTGGCGGCAACGAGCAGCCCAACGGCGCATTCATCGAGGAACCGAAGATGACCGCGCGGCAGTCGGGCGAGGCCATCCTCTACATGGACAGCCTGCCCCTATGGGCAAACGTCCAGTTCATGACCATCATGGCCACCAAGATGCCCTTCATCGGCCGCGGCTAGTCCTGCGGCGGTTTCCCCACGATGCGCGCGTGCCGCTCGACGTACGCCGGCCACGCCTCCGGGTTGATGAGCCGCGGGGGCCGCTCGCCGCGAAAGATCGCCGCCCACTGCAGCGCCGCGGACTCCGACATCGCCGCGTGCGCCTGCTTGGTCGGGCCCGACGTGTGTTGCGTGGCCAGGACGTTGTCCATCTTGAGCAGCGGGTTGTCCGGCAGCGGCGGCTCCGGGTCCCACACGTCCAGCGCCGCGCCCGCCAGTGAGCCCTCTTGCAGCGCGATTGTCAGCGCCCGCTCGTCGATGTTGGGCCCGCGCGACGTGTTGATGAAGTACGCGGTGGGCTTCATCAGGCCAAACTCCCGCGCGCCGATCATCCCGCGCGTTTGCTCGCTCAGCGGCACGTGCAGCGTAATGTAGTCACTCTCCTGCATCAGCTCGTCCAGTGAGCACGGTTCCCCGCCGCGCTGCGCAATATCCTCGTCGCTGAGAAACGGATCATGTACCAGCACGCGCATCTGGAACGCGAGCTTGCAAATGTCCGCCACCCGCGCGCCGATGTTGCCCATGCCGATGACGCCGATGGTGCGGTATTGCACGTTGTCGCCGACAAATTGCCCCGGTCGCTTGATGATGCCCTGGCGCAGCGCCCGGTCGGCCTGCGGGATCTCTTTCGATAGGTTGATCATCGCCGCGATGACGTGCTCCGCCACCGGCTCGTTGCCGATGCCGCCCTGGTTGACGACGAGCACGCCCGCCTCAGTGCACGCCTCCACGTCTACTGCCTCGAAGCCCGCCACCCGCGACCCGACGGCCAGCAGGTCCGGGCACTCCGCCACCAGCGCCGCGTTGAATTGAATGTCCCCCATGGAAAGCAGGTGCCCGTGCGCCGTCTTCAGTGCCTCCAGCTTCTCCTCAGTCGGCGCGGCCCGGTCAAGGCACACCAGCTCCGTATTCTCGTCCTCCGCCAGCATCTGCTCGCCTGTCGGGTTCGTCCAATGTCCAAAGTACACCAGTCGCTTCTTCACCGTGCACCCCCGTAGATTGCTTGCCAGTCCCCGATGCATGTCCCCGAACGCGCCGCGAGGGCTGGAGTGCCCCCCAACCCTCGCGTGCTTATGTCGAGTCTTCGCTTCGAACGCTTGCCTCTAGCTGGTCAGCGCCGTCGCATAGCCGGGCAGCGACGCTCGCCAGGTCTTCTCTCTGCCGAAGTCCAGGTAGTTGGCCTTGGCCTGCTCCGCGCCCTCTAGCTTGAAGGGCAGCTTGTACAGTTCGACCACGTTCTTGACGGTCATCTCGTACCGCTCCTCCGGCGTGCACTCGTCGAGGATCTCACTCAGCACCTGCTGCGAGTGCGGGAAGACCGAGTCGCCGTGCGGGTAGTCGTTGCCCCACATCAGCGTCTTGGTGCCGATGAAGTCGCGGGTCCGGATGCCGAGCGGGTCGTCCTCAAAGGTGGCGTAGAAGTTCCGCAGCCAGTAGTGGCTCGGAAGCATTGGCAGCCCCGATGTCCGCTCCCCGCCGCCGCGGATGTACGCCCAGTCCAGCCTCTTCAGCACGTGGCCGATCCAGCCCGTCTCAAACTCGGTGATGACGACCTTCAGGTTCGGGAACCGCTCGAGCACGCCCGACTGGATCATGTCCGCGATGGTGAAGGCCGCGCCCGCGAAGCCCATTGGGCCGTTGGCCCGGCTCGGGGCCTGCCGGGGCGGAAGGCCGTGGTTGTCCGTTGCGCCCGTAAACAGGTGCATGTTCAGCGGCATCTCCATGTCCTGCGCCGCGGCCCAGAACTTGTCGTACCACGTGTCCACGTACAGGTGGTCGGGCGGAGCCGTGATCGGCACGCACACGCCCACGTGGCCCATGGACTTGCACCGCTCCATCTCCTCTATCGCCTGGTCCAGGTCCCAGAGCTGCACCGCGCCGAGCGCAAACAGGCGGTCGGGGGCGGGACTCACGTAGTCCGTGATCCAGTCGTTGAACACTGAGAAGGTGTCCTTGACGATGTTCAAGTCCTCAACTTGGTAGACGTTGAACAATAGGCTCGGGTACAGGACTTCCGCGTCGATGCCGTCCTGCTCTTGCTCCTTCATCCGCTCTGCGACGTCGTAGCAGCCCGGCAGCGCGAGGTCGTAGCCGCGCTTCATGTCTGCTCGTGCCTGCGGGCTCGTGAAGTCGACGTTCTGCTGGAGGAACCCGGCAGCCGGCAACCCAATCTTGCCGTTGCCCAGGTGCATCTGCGGTCCCATCTCCGGATTGGAAACGGCCATGTGCGGAGCACGCTCGCCGTACTTCTTGATCAGCGGTTCAAACAGCTCCGGCGGCTCGACGATGTGCGAGTCTGCGGAGATACAAAGCAACCTGTCCATCTCTCCTCCTTGTCCCCTATGATCCCCTGGTGCTGATGGTCTAAGACCACCCAACCCAATCCTAAACCATTGGCGTGGACTGCGTCACCTCCGTAAGCGGCAGCGCGTTCCGCCACGTCTTCACCTCGGGCGTTGGCACGTAGTTGATGCGCGCCTGCTCCGGTCCCGTCAGCTCGTAGGGCAGGTTGTACAGCTCGACCACGTTCTTCACCGTCATCTTCCACTTCTCTTCAGGCGTGCACCCGTCCAGGATCTCGCTCAGCACCTGCTGCGAGTGCGGGAAGATCGAGTCGCCGTGCGGGTAGTCGCTGCCCCACAGCATCGTGTTCACGTCGATGAAGTCCCGAGTCCGAACGCCTAGCGGGTCGTCCTCGAATGTGCAGTAGAAGTTGCTGCGCCAGTATTCGCTAGGCAGCTTGGGTAGCCCCATCCTCCGTTCGCCGCCACCACGCACGTATGCCCAGTCGAGCCTCTTGAGCACGTGGCCGATCCAGCCCGTCTCGAACTCGGTAACCACGAACTTCAGGTTTGGGAACCGCTCGCACACGCCTGACTGGATGATGTCGGCCACCGTCAGCGCCACGCCCGCGAAGGCCATCGGCCCGTTCGCACGGCTGCGAGGGTCGTTCCTGGGCAGGCCGTGGTCGGCTGTCGCGCCCGTGAAGATGTGCATGTTCAGTGGCATCTGCATTTCTTCGGCAGCGGCCCAGAACTTGTCGTACCACGGGTCCACGTACTGCTTGTCCGGCGGCGCCGACGCCGGGATGGACGCGCCCACGTGCCCCATTAGCTTGCTCCGCTCCATCTCCGCGATGGCCTCGTCCAGGTCGTAGAGCTGCAGGCTCGCCAGCGGGAACAGCCGGTCGGGCGACTTGCTGCAGTAGTCCGCCACCCAGTCGTTGTAGAGCCGGAAGGTGGCATTGAGAACGTTCCGGTCCTCTACCTGGTACACGTTGAAGATAACGCTCGGGTAGATGACCTCCGCGTCGATCCCGTCGATGTCTTGGTCCAGCAGTCGCTCCTTCACGTCGTAGCACCCCGGGCGTGCGAGCTCGTAGCCCTTTGCGAGGAGCTCCTGAGCCTCGGGCTTGGTGAAGTCAACGTTCTGCATGAAGAATCCGGTGATCCTCAGCCCCAGCCGCCCGTCGCCGAGATTCAGCTGCGGCCCAATCGCCGGGTCCGCGATGACCACACGCGGCGCCTTGTCGCCGAACATGTCGGCCAGCGGCTCGAAGAACTCCACCGACTCCACCACGTGCGAGTCCGCCGATATACACAGCTTCCCGTCGTTCATGACTCTCCCTCTACCTTAGCTTATGTCAAACGGCGGGGACGGCAGTCCACCGTCCCCGCCGTGCGGGTTACTTGCCCATGCATGCCGGACACGAGCACATTACTTCTTCACCGCCACGATTTCCTCAAGGTGCGTGAAGGTCCCGTGCTCCGTCCCGTTCCAAACGTAGGACTCGATGACGTTCGGGTCCACCGTCACCTGCGCCGGCAGGTACCAGAGAGGCACGTTGGCGTGCAGGTTATAGCTCAGTTCTCCAACCGCCCGGATGTTGGGTTCGTGATGGTTCCAGTCCATCTCGGACTGAATCCTGCCGACGAACTCGGCCATCTCCGGCGTCGCGAATCCGTTGACGCCGCCCGTCGCCAGCCACGTCTGGCGGTTCGCCAGCGCGAAGACCGGGTGCGTGCTGCTGTTGTCGATGTCCACCCAGTCCACAATGCCCTCGCCGACGCCCGCCGTGCCGCCGCGGGTCGCGCGGCTCAGGGCGTTGCGGGCGGCCGCGTCGATGGTCACCAGATCCACGTCGATGTCCACGTCCTGCCAGTACCCCGCAATTGCTTCCGTTACGTCCTCACAGCCTGCCATGACCACGCATGACCGGATGCGTGTCTTGATCTGCAACGGGTTGTTGGGGCCATAGCCGGCCTCCCGCAACAGGGCCCTTGAGGCTGCCGGGTCGTAGCCGTATTCAGCATCAAACCGCTGCTCCCACTCCGGATTCCAGCCCGTGAACTGCGGGTGGAAGTGATTGAGGATCATCAGCTCGCCGTGCGGAGCAAAGACGCCCAGCACCTCTTCCCTGTTGATCGCCTTGTTCAAAGCCTTGCGGACACGGACGTCCAGGAGCTTGGCGTCAGGGTAGAGCGGCCATCCCGCTACGCCGGTCTCCGGGTGCGGGAAGGCGGCATAGAACTGCATCCATACACGGGTGCCGAAGTTGGAGTTGCTCAGGACCTTGTAGTCCCTGCCAATGGCTTGACCCTGCAGGTCCGGCGGGATGTCCGCCATGTGGACTTCGCCGGCCAAGAGCGACGACAGCCGCGTGGAGATCTCGGAGATCCACCGCAGCTCCAGCTCATTGAAGTCCGGCTCTGCGCGCCAGTGCTCGCCGGGCGCGTTTTCGAACAGGACGAACTGGCCCTGTGCCCGATCGGCAAACTGGTAGGGGCCAGTGCCCGCCAGCGGCGTGCTCTCGGGGGTCTCCGGTGCGCCGTTGGCGTCCCAGTCCGCCTTGCTCACTACCGGCAACTGCGTCCAGCGGTCGGAAAGCGCCAGCAACAGGAAGCTGTTGGGGCTCTTCATACGGAAGACGATCTCGTGGTCATCAACCTTCTCGATAGATTCGGTGAAGGCATTCCAGAAGATGCGTGAGAACACATGCGCGTCTTCAAAACTCACAAACTCATTGAAGAAGTTGATCACGTCGTCAGCGGTGTATTGTCCGTTCCCGTTGTGGAACTCCACGCCCTCCTGAAGCTCAAGCCGCATGGACTGCCCGTCAGGCTCCAGGGCCCAGGATGTGGCCAGCCCCGGCACGAATTCGCCCGCCGGGTTAACGGCCAACAGGTTCTCGTACATCGGCCGAAGCTGCAGCGCGTTGAAGCAACAGAGCACACGCTGGTCGCTGTGCTCTGTGCTGGGCGCGGTCGTGGCAAAGATCAACCGGTCGACCGTTGCCTTCGGCATCATCGCGTCTTCAGCGGGCATCGGCATCGTGTCGCCGCCGCTCGGCGCTTCCGCGGGCGCGGCAGTTGGCGCCGGAGCCGCCGAAGTTGAGGTTGACGAACTCGAGGTTGTGGTCGTGGCCGTTGTGGTGCCGCCGTCGCCGTCATCGCTGCCGCATGCCGCGACCACCAACAGCAGCGCAAGACTCATCGCCAGCGCCGCCACGATTCCAGGTAAGCGCCTACACGAATACATTGCTTCCTCCCGGCGGGTCTGTCCCGCCTTGTTCAGACAAAGAGGGCGCAGGTATCCTACGCCCCCCGACCGCGTTTGGTTGTTGCCGGAAATGCTAGTAGTCTCACGCATATATGTCAATGGAGTTTCTATCGATGTTTCGATAGTTACTATTCCGCTTTCTCAAGGTAGGAAGCAGAACGGCCCGCGCCGCTACCCGGCCGGCGCTTCGCCGACGATGGACGTGTATCGCGCCACGTACGCCGGCCACACCTCCGGGTTCACGATGGGCGACGGCCGCTGCCCCCGGAAGATGGCCAGCCACTGCTTGCCCGCGTTCTCGCTCATCTTGTAGATGGCCTCGTGCGACTGCCCGGAGCTGTGCGGCGTCGCCAGGACATTGTCCAGCTTCAGCAGCGGATGGTCGAAAGACGGCGGCTCAATCTCCCACACGTCCAGCGCCGCGCCCGCGATGACGCCCTCCTTGAGCACGCGCTCCAGCGCGTCCTCGTCGTACAGCCCGCCGCGGGCGTTGTTGACGAAGTACGCTGTTGGCTTCATCAGCCGGTACTCCCGCTCGCCTATCATCCCCCGCGTCTGGTCCGTCAGCGGCGTGTGCAGCGTCACGTAGTCGCTCTCCTTGAGCAGCTCGTCCAGCTCGACGCTCTCGCCGCCGCGCCGCGCGATCTCCTCGTCGCCCATGATCGGGTCGTGCACCAGCACGCGCATGCTGAACGCCGCCTTCAGGATCTCACCCACCCGCGAGCCAATGGCGCCGAAGCCGACGATGCCCACCGTCTTGCCCAGCATGTCGTGCCCAGTCAGCTCGCCCGGCTTCCGCTCGATCCGCGCGTGGAGCTGCCGGTCCGCCAGCAGCGCCCGGTGCGACAGTACAAGCATCGCGCCCGTAACCTGCTCCGCGACGGGCTCGTTGCCCATGCCCGTCTGGTTGCACACGAGCACCCCAGCCTCCGTGCACGCCGGGATGTCGATGGTGTCGTAGCCGGCAAGCCCCGAAACGATTGCCAGCAGGTTCGGACTCCGGTCGATGACCTCTTGGGTGTTCGGTGGCATGGCTCGGCCGTGCACGTGGAGTCCGTGTGCATTCGCCAGCTCCTGCCACAGCGTGTCCGGTTCCTGGGAGCTCACCTTCACCAGCTCCACCACGTCCGGGTGGCCCTGCAACTCCCGCTCGCCGACGGGTGCGATGAACCGGTCAACGTACACCAGTTTCTTGGAGGGCATCAGTTTCTCCTTCTCCAAATCAGGACGACAATATGGCATTGGTAGGGCGGTGGTAGGCTAAAGACAGATGTGCGCACTGTCAACCGAGGTCTACGCGCTCATCTTGCACAGTGCGGACAATTCCGATACCGTTGCCGTACAAGCAGACGGGGGTTGGAATGGCGACCAGGGACCGCGACTCTGGGGGGCAGCAAGAGTTCCTGACACAGACCAACGCGCGGTTCGATAGCGTTGACGGCCAAATGAACGACCTGCAGGCGCAACTCGCGCAGTTGGCTGAGCAGCTCGAACGTTTAATCGAGTTGATTACGGAGGATACCGACATCCAAAAGCGTAAACTGCGCTTGCTGGAAGCCGCCCAACGTTCACAAAACTAGAGCCCGCACGATTGTCCCGGCAGCCCGCTTCCACAGACCTATTCCGTTCGTGGTGAGCTTGTCGAACCACGCCGGACGGCGCACCCTTCGACAAGCTCAGGGTGAACGGGAGCTACGCGAGTTTTGGGGGATCACAGTATCGGATGGCATTCTGAGCGCCCTTCTTTCTGTAACGGTCAGGCACTCGCTTCCCCACATAGCTGGTCCAGACGGCGGCCTCAGCCTCGTCGCCCTCGAATCCCCAACGCTCTGGAAGGTCTATACCCTCCAAGGGAAAGTTCTCCCTGGTGCCCTTCAACCAAACTCTTGGCCGGTACGCGCCTTTGACCACGCCTCGCACATGAGCCAGCACGAGATGGTATTTTTCAGCTCTCGCTTTCTGTATTCTCCATCTGCTCCTGACCGCGTCGTAAATACCTCGTTCTCTCCACATGTTGCCGATCGAAATGAGAATCAAGGGCTCTGTAACCTCAAAGGGCACCGCCTCAAATTCAGCGCAGATTTCATCCGCGTGACGACACCCCCGGTCTCGAGACCCTTTTCCGCCGTGTCTGTTCGTTAGGCCAGGGTATGCGTCGATCAGCGCGGCCTCAACCTCATAGGACATGGTTTCCGTGGAAAGTCCATGGCGGTGGATGACGTGGGAGACATCCAGCCCTGCAGCCTTGATTTCGTTGATCCGCTCCAACTTGGGGTCTGCAGGCCCATCACTCATCAGCTTGTTCTTGGTCTCGTCATCGAGACTGCCCAAGGCGTGGGCAAAGACCCTGCTGCCCTTGCCCTTTCCCACATAGAAGGTTTCACCATTGCGCGGGTCGACTAGCCGGTATACATACCAGCCAAGCGCAGCCTCAACTTCCGGCGTGAAACTCTCTCTAGCCACTATTCCCCCTCTTCTGTCGAGCAATCGTGCGAGGCAGGCTAGCCGCCGACCTCCATGACCATGCCGCTCGGCTCAAACCGCTCCCGGACTTCCCTGGTGTACTCCCACCAGTCGACGCCCGCCGGAAGGACCGCCTGCCCCGACCTCTGGTGGTACGCCCACGGCGTCTCCAGCCCCGGCGGCGGCGTCCCGTCCTCCATGAGCGCCCGCGCGGCCTCCATGAAGCGGCGGCGCGTCCGGATGATCATCTGGTCCGTCGTGCCAAGGTGCTCCTTGGTCCGGTCGTAGATGCTCCCCATGCTCTCCGTCATCGCCATGTCCTGCTGGCGAATGCCCTTGATGCCTGTGAAGCTCACGTTGTTCTTCTGCGCCTCACGGTCGATCTGGAAGTCGTTGCTCCAGTTCTGGTCCAGGTTGTACCGGTCGTACCACCCCGTGCCATTCGGGATGTAGTCGCGCGACTGGTCCCGAGGCGTCTCACTCGGCTTGAGCGCCCGGACGCCCCACTCCAGCGTGTGGTGGTCGTCCATCGGCACGTAGCACAGGAACCCGGCGTTCGAGCCGAGCTGGTTGTCGATGCCCGGCACCATCGCATAGAACGGAAAGAGGATGTGTCCCACGCGCCAGTACTCCTGCCCGTCGTCCGTCGGCCGCCACATGCCGTAAGACGTGCCGTGCTCCGTCTCCTTGACGCTGAACTTGCCGTAGCGGTTCTTCGCCTGGTGGTAGTTCATCGAGCCCGGCTCAGTGTTGTAGATGGTGAAGTGCCCCAGGTGCAGGAACGTCACGTGGACGGTGTCCATCTCACCCTCGAGCCCCTGCATCCAGTTGCAGTTCCTGTGGAGGACCGTGATGGAGTAGTTGTCGTGCATGTTCCCTTCGAGCTCCGGCAGCGCCGGCGGGATCTCGCGCGTGCCCATGTACACCCAGATGATGCCGTTCCGCTCGTAGGTTCGGTACGTCTTGATCCTCACCTTGTCCTTGAAGTTGCTCTCCGCCGGCTCCGACGGCATGTCGACGCAGTTGCCGTTAACGTCGAACTTCCACCCGTGGTACACGCAGCGAAGCCCCTCCTCCTCGTTCCGGCCGAAGAACAGGCTCGCTCGTCGGTGCGGGCAGTAGTTGTCGATCAGGCCCACGTTGTTGTTGCTGTCACGGAACGCAACCAGCTCCTCGCCTAGCAGCTTGATGCGCACGGGCGGGCAGTCCGGCTCCGGCAACTCAATGGACTGCAGTCCCGGGAACCAGTACTCCCGCATCATGTTGCCCATGGGAGTGTCAGGGCCTACTCGACACAGC
The sequence above is drawn from the Chloroflexota bacterium genome and encodes:
- a CDS encoding DUF4389 domain-containing protein, translated to MAGAGPAQVGLGVEYSESLSRLVLLLKTFLGWLYVGIPHGIALFILSFVALALHVVAFVIVLFTGKYPRGIFDIMLGYHAWSVRVDAYLNLMTDKYPPFALSAPDYPVYAHIEYPEEVSRGTAALRFFLGWLYVGIPHGIALFVLGIVAFVAIVIGWFAILFTGQFPRALFDFVEGTMRWGLRVSAYMYLLNDKYPPFSLKP
- a CDS encoding SDR family NAD(P)-dependent oxidoreductase, encoding MEAKDKVAVITGASSGIGRQSALVLLEAGYSVVLAGRRAELLDSAIEEAGAPAGKALAVQTDVSNPESIKDLFARTVETFGRLDLLFNNAGQFSPRDPLEDLTIEQWTTVVNVNLNGVFYCTQEAFKIMKSQTPMGGRIINNGSISAHAPRPNSAPYTATKHAVTGLTKASALDGRKYDIAVCQIDIGNAATERTAARGGNEQPNGAFIEEPKMTARQSGEAILYMDSLPLWANVQFMTIMATKMPFIGRG
- a CDS encoding hydroxyacid dehydrogenase, with the translated sequence MKKRLVYFGHWTNPTGEQMLAEDENTELVCLDRAAPTEEKLEALKTAHGHLLSMGDIQFNAALVAECPDLLAVGSRVAGFEAVDVEACTEAGVLVVNQGGIGNEPVAEHVIAAMINLSKEIPQADRALRQGIIKRPGQFVGDNVQYRTIGVIGMGNIGARVADICKLAFQMRVLVHDPFLSDEDIAQRGGEPCSLDELMQESDYITLHVPLSEQTRGMIGAREFGLMKPTAYFINTSRGPNIDERALTIALQEGSLAGAALDVWDPEPPLPDNPLLKMDNVLATQHTSGPTKQAHAAMSESAALQWAAIFRGERPPRLINPEAWPAYVERHARIVGKPPQD
- a CDS encoding amidohydrolase family protein, producing the protein MDRLLCISADSHIVEPPELFEPLIKKYGERAPHMAVSNPEMGPQMHLGNGKIGLPAAGFLQQNVDFTSPQARADMKRGYDLALPGCYDVAERMKEQEQDGIDAEVLYPSLLFNVYQVEDLNIVKDTFSVFNDWITDYVSPAPDRLFALGAVQLWDLDQAIEEMERCKSMGHVGVCVPITAPPDHLYVDTWYDKFWAAAQDMEMPLNMHLFTGATDNHGLPPRQAPSRANGPMGFAGAAFTIADMIQSGVLERFPNLKVVITEFETGWIGHVLKRLDWAYIRGGGERTSGLPMLPSHYWLRNFYATFEDDPLGIRTRDFIGTKTLMWGNDYPHGDSVFPHSQQVLSEILDECTPEERYEMTVKNVVELYKLPFKLEGAEQAKANYLDFGREKTWRASLPGYATALTS
- a CDS encoding amidohydrolase family protein, which codes for MNDGKLCISADSHVVESVEFFEPLADMFGDKAPRVVIADPAIGPQLNLGDGRLGLRITGFFMQNVDFTKPEAQELLAKGYELARPGCYDVKERLLDQDIDGIDAEVIYPSVIFNVYQVEDRNVLNATFRLYNDWVADYCSKSPDRLFPLASLQLYDLDEAIAEMERSKLMGHVGASIPASAPPDKQYVDPWYDKFWAAAEEMQMPLNMHIFTGATADHGLPRNDPRSRANGPMAFAGVALTVADIIQSGVCERFPNLKFVVTEFETGWIGHVLKRLDWAYVRGGGERRMGLPKLPSEYWRSNFYCTFEDDPLGVRTRDFIDVNTMLWGSDYPHGDSIFPHSQQVLSEILDGCTPEEKWKMTVKNVVELYNLPYELTGPEQARINYVPTPEVKTWRNALPLTEVTQSTPMV
- a CDS encoding ABC transporter substrate-binding protein yields the protein MYSCRRLPGIVAALAMSLALLLVVAACGSDDGDGGTTTATTTTSSSSTSTSAAPAPTAAPAEAPSGGDTMPMPAEDAMMPKATVDRLIFATTAPSTEHSDQRVLCCFNALQLRPMYENLLAVNPAGEFVPGLATSWALEPDGQSMRLELQEGVEFHNGNGQYTADDVINFFNEFVSFEDAHVFSRIFWNAFTESIEKVDDHEIVFRMKSPNSFLLLALSDRWTQLPVVSKADWDANGAPETPESTPLAGTGPYQFADRAQGQFVLFENAPGEHWRAEPDFNELELRWISEISTRLSSLLAGEVHMADIPPDLQGQAIGRDYKVLSNSNFGTRVWMQFYAAFPHPETGVAGWPLYPDAKLLDVRVRKALNKAINREEVLGVFAPHGELMILNHFHPQFTGWNPEWEQRFDAEYGYDPAASRALLREAGYGPNNPLQIKTRIRSCVVMAGCEDVTEAIAGYWQDVDIDVDLVTIDAAARNALSRATRGGTAGVGEGIVDWVDIDNSSTHPVFALANRQTWLATGGVNGFATPEMAEFVGRIQSEMDWNHHEPNIRAVGELSYNLHANVPLWYLPAQVTVDPNVIESYVWNGTEHGTFTHLEEIVAVKK
- a CDS encoding hydroxyacid dehydrogenase, with amino-acid sequence MPSKKLVYVDRFIAPVGERELQGHPDVVELVKVSSQEPDTLWQELANAHGLHVHGRAMPPNTQEVIDRSPNLLAIVSGLAGYDTIDIPACTEAGVLVCNQTGMGNEPVAEQVTGAMLVLSHRALLADRQLHARIERKPGELTGHDMLGKTVGIVGFGAIGSRVGEILKAAFSMRVLVHDPIMGDEEIARRGGESVELDELLKESDYVTLHTPLTDQTRGMIGEREYRLMKPTAYFVNNARGGLYDEDALERVLKEGVIAGAALDVWEIEPPSFDHPLLKLDNVLATPHSSGQSHEAIYKMSENAGKQWLAIFRGQRPSPIVNPEVWPAYVARYTSIVGEAPAG
- a CDS encoding Rieske 2Fe-2S domain-containing protein, whose translation is MLTPEENELLCRVGPDTPMGNMMREYWFPGLQSIELPEPDCPPVRIKLLGEELVAFRDSNNNVGLIDNYCPHRRASLFFGRNEEEGLRCVYHGWKFDVNGNCVDMPSEPAESNFKDKVRIKTYRTYERNGIIWVYMGTREIPPALPELEGNMHDNYSITVLHRNCNWMQGLEGEMDTVHVTFLHLGHFTIYNTEPGSMNYHQAKNRYGKFSVKETEHGTSYGMWRPTDDGQEYWRVGHILFPFYAMVPGIDNQLGSNAGFLCYVPMDDHHTLEWGVRALKPSETPRDQSRDYIPNGTGWYDRYNLDQNWSNDFQIDREAQKNNVSFTGIKGIRQQDMAMTESMGSIYDRTKEHLGTTDQMIIRTRRRFMEAARALMEDGTPPPGLETPWAYHQRSGQAVLPAGVDWWEYTREVRERFEPSGMVMEVGG